Genomic window (Neorhizobium galegae bv. orientalis str. HAMBI 540):
CAATGCGGCCGGCATACATGACCGCCACGTCGTCGGCGATATCGGCGACCACACCCATGTCGTGGGTGATCAGCACGATCGCGGTGCCGCGGTCGGCGACAAGCTTCTTCATCAGGTCGAGGATCTGCGCCTGGATGGTAACGTCGAGTGCCGTGGTCGGTTCGTCGGCGACCAGCAGGCGCGGCCCATTGATCAGCGCGATCGAGATCATGATGCGCTGGCACATGCCGCCGGACAGTTCGAACGGATATTGATCCAACCGCCGGGCCGGGTCGGGAATGCCGACATCGACGAGCATCTGCCGCGCCTTCTCGTAGGCCTCTGCCTTGGAGACGCCATGGTGGACGCGATAGGCCTCGGCAATCTGGGAACCGACCGTGGTCAGCGGGTCGAGCGAGGCGCTCGGCTCCTGGAAGATGATCGAGATGTCCTTGCCGCGCGCCTTGCGCAACTGCCGCTCGGACAGGGCTGCGAGATCGGTGTTTTCGAGCATGATCCGGCCGGCGGTGCGTCTGGCGGCAGGGGGCAGCAGGCCGAGCATGGCATAGGAGGTCAGCGACTTGCCGCAGCCCGACTCCCCCACCAGCGCCATGACCTTGCCGGGCGCGACGGTGAAGGAGACGTCATCGACGACATTGGCGCCACCGATATCGATGGTCAGCCTGTCGACGGAAAGCAACGGGAAGGCGGCGGGGTTCATCATCGCTCCTCAGCCTGCCGTCTTGGCCCGTTCGGGGCGCTTGTAGTTGCCGATCGAGTT
Coding sequences:
- a CDS encoding ABC transporter ATP-binding protein; this encodes MMNPAAFPLLSVDRLTIDIGGANVVDDVSFTVAPGKVMALVGESGCGKSLTSYAMLGLLPPAARRTAGRIMLENTDLAALSERQLRKARGKDISIIFQEPSASLDPLTTVGSQIAEAYRVHHGVSKAEAYEKARQMLVDVGIPDPARRLDQYPFELSGGMCQRIMISIALINGPRLLVADEPTTALDVTIQAQILDLMKKLVADRGTAIVLITHDMGVVADIADDVAVMYAGRIAEIAPVHDLFRQPKHPYTALLLASVPKLDDAPKADLATIEGTVPTPNEFGVGCRFVERCPLATDKCRTEQPPLFDCGGGHRSACWHIDRMAEIREVAA